A window of bacterium genomic DNA:
CCCGCCCCGCCGCCGCCACCCGGTTGACGTGCACGTCGAGGGGACTCATGAAGATGCTGACCTGGGTGCCGGGGCCGCCCAGCTCGGGGATGTGCTCGCGCCGCAGCACCTGGATCACCCGGCCGTCCGCGCCGGCCAGGAGCGCCCCGGGCGGGGCCGTCGCCCGCCGCTCTGGGTCGCGGTAGAACCACATGAGAAAGAGGGCGGCGAGGAAGACAAGCAGGCCGGGCACATGCATCAGGGCCCGCGGAAAGCAGTGCAGGAAGGCCATGCCCAAATCGCCCAGCACGAGCAGGAGGACGCTCAGGGTGAGCAGGCGCAAAATGGGTGGATGTCCGGCGGAGTGGATGATCATCAGCCCAGCACCTTCTCCAGCACGTCCCGGTAGGCGGCCTCGGCGCCGGCCAGTCCGGAGCGCATGCAGTCCGAGTCGTACTTGCGGCGCGTGCGGCGGTCCCACAGGCGGCAGGTGTCCGGGCTGATCTCGTCGCCCAGGAGCAGGCCCCCCTGGGTGCGCCCGAACTCCAGCTCCACGTCCACCAGCAGGATGTCGCGGCGGTCGAAGAAACTGCGCAGCACGGCGTTGATCTTTGTCGCCAGGCGGTCCACGCAGCGCAGCTCCTCCTCGCTGGCCAGGTGGAAGGCCTGGCAGTGGCTTGGGTTGACGGGCACCG
This region includes:
- a CDS encoding phosphatidylserine decarboxylase, which gives rise to MIIHSAGHPPILRLLTLSVLLLVLGDLGMAFLHCFPRALMHVPGLLVFLAALFLMWFYRDPERRATAPPGALLAGADGRVIQVLRREHIPELGGPGTQVSIFMSPLDVHVNRVAAAGRVAAVDYRPGKYLMAFHEKSSELNEACLLVIEDEAGRRTAQRQIAGFLARRVVCSVEPGQRLERGQRYGIIKLGSRMDHFLPAAVRVDLRTGQRVKAGESILGEWT